One genomic segment of Sminthopsis crassicaudata isolate SCR6 chromosome 4, ASM4859323v1, whole genome shotgun sequence includes these proteins:
- the RBM44 gene encoding RNA-binding protein 44 isoform X4 has protein sequence MEARSRSRGRGRRPTLSSSQEPGRRRRREVAAAAAAVAEQASRARAPAPDEPSSPKRKHFFLASRYYDENVTGESLLTISRDHCNFLVLEHLDKDNMSLLDKGEMSELAFSGSPPASLDRAPYQLSELSSIADYALLNDTYSIHISDSDSKLKEHLTYLSSEADLEMQKEEQFFDILKDESKTSTVLDDICRNLDGDCKEIISSDIQKCDLDEDSQQEYHSAEEQDYSSYHLDFDQIKTLCTPNSEVIELGNSDYEIKCANGLGQNHVKKLEGSTFFSYETTHIHTQEDVAQAPKLHDYLSLTEYHGQKYWRCQEQETSFTNQSLLDSIAQASDAEDGQDAALGHTPPTGSSLEKAPKTLKAGISSDRRKSPRTEKKDVCGEAGEKSLLKGMEKPALFLERASAVSRQPSKGFQSTAACVFNESDVSAYDQSCYKFIQSTAKPDLDFPLTLPKVPAKESHLAEGDNPPEVARAGVLNKTHFISVESKHPQHLMASNCDCLVTVNQTIDASSDFRACFTTSRATSARSSVASRSSNTEITMMNKMRPSEWAPEKQKSIACNTDWSSLQDWAGEEGRLPGPAPRGLDKAFPAENSKANDDLFIKDYLELKNKYDIKDLKKNPESQFQSSKEVEKNFSSKCCQKTLQRAIKAELQLLRAHYQMCHQHCWKIYRLIMEEKESFTRNFASDFAKTELESTLLSLFGDLKFKYLSMREKIIKGIPLDELPPLSVESKLSSFFSTFNPSKIIKEDSHILSGPNSSPDVPAAHSADLGAAHLKGTLSQTLHMPENSHPRQEAASKNDSRKTRDLNVGFRNLKLDDENYPKRQEKSEAWFEAKENVMGTECLEIANPQPEPEQRSSEVAAEKKISEPSRREPNKSYLIHVGSLGPSVSETDLMSHFQKYQVSEVSICTSSHNYRNESRLALGGSEKTLDSKGSASAPLPSKIPAHVLRPPAPEQESVSLSADQKSGKKGLKQNKPVKLLPETPVPYIPPNTLNLGSFTKLLRKLEALHPDVSRDTIIDALQEVRTNNKGFLSGLSLTTIVEMTTSVLRNSAFKKEEKKYREEIFKVGIH, from the exons ATGGAGGCTCGCTCTAGGTCTAGGGGGCGTGGTCGACGGCCCACGCTTTCTAGCAGCCAAGAGCCGGGACGAAGGCGGCGGCGGGAAGTGGCGGCCGCGGCTGCGGCGGTCGCCGAGCAAGCTTCGCGGGCGCGGGCGCCGGCGCCGG ATGAGCCATCAAGTCCCAAGAGAAAACATTTCTTCCTGGCCTCTCGTTATTATGATGAAAATGTCACTGGTGAAAGTCTGTTGACTATTTCTCGTGATCACTGCAACTTCTTAGTCTTGGAGCACTTGGATAAAGACAACATGAGCCTCTTGGACAAAGGAGAGATGTCGGAGCTGGCCTTCTCAGGGAGCCCCCCAGCCTCTCTTGACAGAGCTCCCTATCAGCTGAGTGAGCTCTCGAGCATAGCCGATTATGCTCTCTTGAATGATACCTATTCCATCCATATCTCCGACTCGGATTCTAAACTGAAAGAACATTTGACCTATCTAAGTTCAGAGGCAGATCTCGAAATGCAAAAAGAAGAGCAATTTTTTGATATATTGAAAGATGAAAGCAAGACTTCTACTGTTTTGGATGATATCTGCAGAAATCTAGATGGTGATTGTAAGGAGATTATTAGTAGTGATATTCAAAAGTGTGATCTAGATGAAGATTCCCAGCAGGAATATCACAGTGCTGAAGAGCAAGATTACTCGAGTTACCATTTAGATTTTGACCAAATAAAGACGCTGTGTACTCCCAATTCAGAAGTCATAGAGTTGGGAAATTCTGATTATGAAATTAAGTGTGCTAATGGTCTGGGACAGAATCATGTGAAGAAATTGGAAGGTAGCACCTTTTTCTCCTATGAAACCACTCACATCCATACCCAGGAAGATGTGGCCCAGGCGCCCAAGCTTCATGATTACTTGTCTCTAACCGAGTATCATGGCCAGAAGTACTGGAGGTGCCAAGAGCAAGAGACGAGTTTCACCAACCAGAGCTTGTTGGACAGCATCGCACAAGCGAGCGACGCCGAGGATGGGCAGGACGCGGCCCTCGGGCACACGCCACCCACGGGAAGCAGTCTGGAGAAGGCTCCAAAGACCCTGAAAGCCGGCATTTCCTCTGACAGGAGGAAGTCTCCACGGACCGAAAAGAAGGATGTCTGTGGGGAAGCGGGCGAGAAAAGCCTTCTGAAGGGCATGGAAAAGCCCGCTTTGTTCCTGGAAAGAGCGTCAGCGGTATCACGGCAGCCCAGCAAGGGCTTTCAGAGTACTGCTGCTTGTGTCTTTAATGAATCGGACGTTTCTGCCTATGACCAGTCATGCTATAAATTCATCCAGAGCACCGCCAAGCCAGACTTAGATTTTCCCCTGACTCTGCCGAAGGTTCCAGCCAAGGAGAGCCATTTGGCGGAAGGAGATAACCCGCCAGAAGTGGCCCGTGCGGGCGTCCTGAACAAAACACACTTTATCAGCGTGGAGTCAAAGCATCCTCAGCATTTGATGGCTTCAAACTGTGACTGCCTTGTGACCGTGAACCAGACAATCGACGCCAGCTCGGATTTCAGGGCCTGCTTCACGACAAGCCGGGCCACAAGCGCCAGGTCCTCAGTAGCCTCTAGGTCGAGCAATACGGAGATAACCATGATGAACAAGATGCGGCCTAGCGAGTGGGCACCCGAGAAGCAAAAGAGCATCGCCTGTAACACGGACTGGTCCTCTCTGCAGGACTGGGCAGGGGAGGAGGGCCGCCTGCCAGGGCCTGCGCCCAGAGGCCTAGACAAAGCCTTTCCAGCTGAGAATTCAAAAGCTAATGATGATTTGTTTATTAAG GATTACCtggaactgaaaaataaatatgatatcaAAGACTTAAAGAAAAACCCTGAGAG TCAGTTTCAATCTTCTAAAGAAGTGGAGAAGAATTTTTCATCCAAATGTTGTCAGAAAACATTGCAGAGAGCTATAAAAGCAGAGTTGCAGCTTTTAAGAGCCCATTATCAGATGTGTCATCAACATTGTTGGAAAATTTACAGACTtataatggaagaaaaggaaagctttACTAG GAATTTTGCAAGTGATTTTGCTAAAACAGAATTGGAATCTACATTACTGTCCCTTTTTGGAGAtctgaaatttaaatatttgagtatgagagaaaaaataataaagggaatACCGTTGGATGAATTGCCTCCGCTGTCTGTAGAGTCCAAATTATCgtctttcttttccacttttaatCCTTCCAAG ATAATAAAGGAAGACTCTCATAT CCTTTCAGGACCAAACTCGTCCCCTGATGTTCCTGCTGCACACAGTGCTGACCTCGGTGCTGCCCATTTGAAAGGGACCCTCTCTCAA ACCCTTCACATGCCCGAGAACAGTCATCCCAGACAAGAAGCCGCCTCCAAGAACGACAGCAGGAAGACCCGGGATCTGAATGTCGGCTTCCGAAATCTGAAACTGGATGATGAAA attacCCAAAACGTCAGGAAAAAAGTGAAGCCTGGTTTGAAGCCAAAGAAAACGTGATGGGGACCGAGTGCTTAGAAATAGCAAATCCTCAGCCGGAGCCGGAGCAGAGGAGCTCCGAGGTCGCGGCAG AGAAGAAGATTTCTGAACCTTCCCGTAGGGAGCCGAACAAAAGCTATCTCATTCACGTTGGCAGCTTGGGCCCTTCAGTGTCCGAG actgacttaatgtctcatttccagaaGTATCAAGTTTCTGAAGTTTCCATTTGCACTTCTTCTCATAACTACAG GAACGAAAGCAGGCTTGCTCTCGGTGGTTCGGAGAAGACGCTGGACAGCAAAGGCTCTGCCTCAGCCCCATTGCCTTCTAAGATACCGGCTCACGTGCTGAGGCCTCCGGCACCCGAGCAAGAAAGTGTTTCTCTTTCAGCCGACCAGAAG AGTGGCAAAAAAGGTTTAAAACAGAATAAACCTGTGAAGTTGTTGCCTGAAACGCCTGTTCCCTACATCCCTCCAAATACCTTGAACCTGGGGAGCTTCACCAAACTTCTGAGGAAGCTTGAAGCTCTGCACCCCGATGTCAGCAG AGACACCATCATCGATGCCCTCCAAGAGGTGAGGACCAATAACAAGGGTTTTCTGAGTGGCCTCTCCCTGACCACCATCGTCGAGATGACGACCTCCGTCCTGAGGAACTCGGCCTtcaagaaggaggagaagaagtaTCGAGAG GAAATATTCAAAGTTGGAATTCATTAG
- the RBM44 gene encoding RNA-binding protein 44 isoform X5, with protein MEARSRSRGRGRRPTLSSSQEPGRRRRREVAAAAAAVAEQASRARAPAPDEPSSPKRKHFFLASRYYDENVTGESLLTISRDHCNFLVLEHLDKDNMSLLDKGEMSELAFSGSPPASLDRAPYQLSELSSIADYALLNDTYSIHISDSDSKLKEHLTYLSSEADLEMQKEEQFFDILKDESKTSTVLDDICRNLDGDCKEIISSDIQKCDLDEDSQQEYHSAEEQDYSSYHLDFDQIKTLCTPNSEVIELGNSDYEIKCANGLGQNHVKKLEGSTFFSYETTHIHTQEDVAQAPKLHDYLSLTEYHGQKYWRCQEQETSFTNQSLLDSIAQASDAEDGQDAALGHTPPTGSSLEKAPKTLKAGISSDRRKSPRTEKKDVCGEAGEKSLLKGMEKPALFLERASAVSRQPSKGFQSTAACVFNESDVSAYDQSCYKFIQSTAKPDLDFPLTLPKVPAKESHLAEGDNPPEVARAGVLNKTHFISVESKHPQHLMASNCDCLVTVNQTIDASSDFRACFTTSRATSARSSVASRSSNTEITMMNKMRPSEWAPEKQKSIACNTDWSSLQDWAGEEGRLPGPAPRGLDKAFPAENSKANDDLFIKDYLELKNKYDIKDLKKNPESQFQSSKEVEKNFSSKCCQKTLQRAIKAELQLLRAHYQMCHQHCWKIYRLIMEEKESFTRNFASDFAKTELESTLLSLFGDLKFKYLSMREKIIKGIPLDELPPLSVESKLSSFFSTFNPSKIIKEDSHILSGPNSSPDVPAAHSADLGAAHLKGTLSQTLHMPENSHPRQEAASKNDSRKTRDLNVGFRNLKLDDENYPKRQEKSEAWFEAKENVMGTECLEIANPQPEPEQRSSEVAAEKKISEPSRREPNKSYLIHVGSLGPSVSEKYQVSEVSICTSSHNYRNESRLALGGSEKTLDSKGSASAPLPSKIPAHVLRPPAPEQESVSLSADQKSGKKGLKQNKPVKLLPETPVPYIPPNTLNLGSFTKLLRKLEALHPDVSRDTIIDALQEVRTNNKGFLSGLSLTTIVEMTTSVLRNSAFKKEEKKYREEIFKVGIH; from the exons ATGGAGGCTCGCTCTAGGTCTAGGGGGCGTGGTCGACGGCCCACGCTTTCTAGCAGCCAAGAGCCGGGACGAAGGCGGCGGCGGGAAGTGGCGGCCGCGGCTGCGGCGGTCGCCGAGCAAGCTTCGCGGGCGCGGGCGCCGGCGCCGG ATGAGCCATCAAGTCCCAAGAGAAAACATTTCTTCCTGGCCTCTCGTTATTATGATGAAAATGTCACTGGTGAAAGTCTGTTGACTATTTCTCGTGATCACTGCAACTTCTTAGTCTTGGAGCACTTGGATAAAGACAACATGAGCCTCTTGGACAAAGGAGAGATGTCGGAGCTGGCCTTCTCAGGGAGCCCCCCAGCCTCTCTTGACAGAGCTCCCTATCAGCTGAGTGAGCTCTCGAGCATAGCCGATTATGCTCTCTTGAATGATACCTATTCCATCCATATCTCCGACTCGGATTCTAAACTGAAAGAACATTTGACCTATCTAAGTTCAGAGGCAGATCTCGAAATGCAAAAAGAAGAGCAATTTTTTGATATATTGAAAGATGAAAGCAAGACTTCTACTGTTTTGGATGATATCTGCAGAAATCTAGATGGTGATTGTAAGGAGATTATTAGTAGTGATATTCAAAAGTGTGATCTAGATGAAGATTCCCAGCAGGAATATCACAGTGCTGAAGAGCAAGATTACTCGAGTTACCATTTAGATTTTGACCAAATAAAGACGCTGTGTACTCCCAATTCAGAAGTCATAGAGTTGGGAAATTCTGATTATGAAATTAAGTGTGCTAATGGTCTGGGACAGAATCATGTGAAGAAATTGGAAGGTAGCACCTTTTTCTCCTATGAAACCACTCACATCCATACCCAGGAAGATGTGGCCCAGGCGCCCAAGCTTCATGATTACTTGTCTCTAACCGAGTATCATGGCCAGAAGTACTGGAGGTGCCAAGAGCAAGAGACGAGTTTCACCAACCAGAGCTTGTTGGACAGCATCGCACAAGCGAGCGACGCCGAGGATGGGCAGGACGCGGCCCTCGGGCACACGCCACCCACGGGAAGCAGTCTGGAGAAGGCTCCAAAGACCCTGAAAGCCGGCATTTCCTCTGACAGGAGGAAGTCTCCACGGACCGAAAAGAAGGATGTCTGTGGGGAAGCGGGCGAGAAAAGCCTTCTGAAGGGCATGGAAAAGCCCGCTTTGTTCCTGGAAAGAGCGTCAGCGGTATCACGGCAGCCCAGCAAGGGCTTTCAGAGTACTGCTGCTTGTGTCTTTAATGAATCGGACGTTTCTGCCTATGACCAGTCATGCTATAAATTCATCCAGAGCACCGCCAAGCCAGACTTAGATTTTCCCCTGACTCTGCCGAAGGTTCCAGCCAAGGAGAGCCATTTGGCGGAAGGAGATAACCCGCCAGAAGTGGCCCGTGCGGGCGTCCTGAACAAAACACACTTTATCAGCGTGGAGTCAAAGCATCCTCAGCATTTGATGGCTTCAAACTGTGACTGCCTTGTGACCGTGAACCAGACAATCGACGCCAGCTCGGATTTCAGGGCCTGCTTCACGACAAGCCGGGCCACAAGCGCCAGGTCCTCAGTAGCCTCTAGGTCGAGCAATACGGAGATAACCATGATGAACAAGATGCGGCCTAGCGAGTGGGCACCCGAGAAGCAAAAGAGCATCGCCTGTAACACGGACTGGTCCTCTCTGCAGGACTGGGCAGGGGAGGAGGGCCGCCTGCCAGGGCCTGCGCCCAGAGGCCTAGACAAAGCCTTTCCAGCTGAGAATTCAAAAGCTAATGATGATTTGTTTATTAAG GATTACCtggaactgaaaaataaatatgatatcaAAGACTTAAAGAAAAACCCTGAGAG TCAGTTTCAATCTTCTAAAGAAGTGGAGAAGAATTTTTCATCCAAATGTTGTCAGAAAACATTGCAGAGAGCTATAAAAGCAGAGTTGCAGCTTTTAAGAGCCCATTATCAGATGTGTCATCAACATTGTTGGAAAATTTACAGACTtataatggaagaaaaggaaagctttACTAG GAATTTTGCAAGTGATTTTGCTAAAACAGAATTGGAATCTACATTACTGTCCCTTTTTGGAGAtctgaaatttaaatatttgagtatgagagaaaaaataataaagggaatACCGTTGGATGAATTGCCTCCGCTGTCTGTAGAGTCCAAATTATCgtctttcttttccacttttaatCCTTCCAAG ATAATAAAGGAAGACTCTCATAT CCTTTCAGGACCAAACTCGTCCCCTGATGTTCCTGCTGCACACAGTGCTGACCTCGGTGCTGCCCATTTGAAAGGGACCCTCTCTCAA ACCCTTCACATGCCCGAGAACAGTCATCCCAGACAAGAAGCCGCCTCCAAGAACGACAGCAGGAAGACCCGGGATCTGAATGTCGGCTTCCGAAATCTGAAACTGGATGATGAAA attacCCAAAACGTCAGGAAAAAAGTGAAGCCTGGTTTGAAGCCAAAGAAAACGTGATGGGGACCGAGTGCTTAGAAATAGCAAATCCTCAGCCGGAGCCGGAGCAGAGGAGCTCCGAGGTCGCGGCAG AGAAGAAGATTTCTGAACCTTCCCGTAGGGAGCCGAACAAAAGCTATCTCATTCACGTTGGCAGCTTGGGCCCTTCAGTGTCCGAG aaGTATCAAGTTTCTGAAGTTTCCATTTGCACTTCTTCTCATAACTACAG GAACGAAAGCAGGCTTGCTCTCGGTGGTTCGGAGAAGACGCTGGACAGCAAAGGCTCTGCCTCAGCCCCATTGCCTTCTAAGATACCGGCTCACGTGCTGAGGCCTCCGGCACCCGAGCAAGAAAGTGTTTCTCTTTCAGCCGACCAGAAG AGTGGCAAAAAAGGTTTAAAACAGAATAAACCTGTGAAGTTGTTGCCTGAAACGCCTGTTCCCTACATCCCTCCAAATACCTTGAACCTGGGGAGCTTCACCAAACTTCTGAGGAAGCTTGAAGCTCTGCACCCCGATGTCAGCAG AGACACCATCATCGATGCCCTCCAAGAGGTGAGGACCAATAACAAGGGTTTTCTGAGTGGCCTCTCCCTGACCACCATCGTCGAGATGACGACCTCCGTCCTGAGGAACTCGGCCTtcaagaaggaggagaagaagtaTCGAGAG GAAATATTCAAAGTTGGAATTCATTAG